Proteins encoded within one genomic window of Phaeodactylum tricornutum CCAP 1055/1 chromosome 27, whole genome shotgun sequence:
- a CDS encoding predicted protein — translation MPASSSRRINSVLANYEKTIRKNNESGVQSKMYLSNLAANPRAGLLMKRSSSRRLMMPLSVVEEKSDAHFSVNTVSTTESSAFDPFADAPLGDWEWKNDDGDSSSFNGSGTFDFGEEDFDDINWNTEGSMASHTSRRSQSSKRSSASGPVTNKDDRDRRRRRRQQVPSGSVSSRRQARHMVNSLNSALETSTSSLEKSPPTLQDDKDDVQCRTAGLRRHRSFRGADGIDGSQHSTSSGTSRSKRSFKPRSFPVSKKETQVPTASCSRRTIAPVEVQDGTNLRNGELLHSREECSSRRSRFPRDPTSQTETNSSAGHRDRTS, via the coding sequence ATGCCTGCTTCTTCCAGTCGTCGTATCAATTCAGTTCTTGCCAACTATGAAAAAACTATTAGGAAGAACAACGAATCAGGTGTTCAATCCAAAATGTACCTTAGCAATTTGGCGGCCAATCCAAGGGCAGGTCTTTTGATGAAACGGTCAAGTTCTAGACGATTAATGATGCCGCTGTCTGTCGTTGAAGAGAAAAGCGATGCTCATTTTTCAGTCAACACGGTCAGTACGACTGAAAGTTCAGCATTTGATCCTTTTGCTGACGCCCCTCTAGGGGACTGGGAATGGAAAAACGATGACGGCGACTCCAGTAGCTTCAATGGATCCGGAACTTTTGATTTCGGCGAAGAAGATTTCGACGACATCAATTGGAATACCGAGGGATCGATGGCATCCCATACCTCTCGGAGATCACAATCGTCAAAAAGGTCGTCTGCTTCTGGACCGGTAACGAATAAGGACGACCGAGACCGCCGACGGCGTCGTAGGCAGCAAGTACCTTCGGGGAGTGTCAGCAGCCGGCGCCAGGCTCGCCACATGGTCAATTCACTCAACTCGGCACTGGAAACTTCGACTTCTTCGCTGGAGAAATCCCCGCCAACACTGCAGGACGACAAAGACGATGTCCAATGTAGGACGGCAGGTTTGCGGAGACATCGATCTTTTCGAGGAGCGGATGGTATTGATGGATCGCAGCATTCTACGAGTTCCGGAACCAGCCGATCCAAAAGGAGCTTTAAGCCCCGGAGCTTTCCAGTGAGTAAGAAAGAGACCCAAGTACCAACAGCTTCGTGCAGTCGCCGGACAATTGCTCCCGTCGAGGTGCAGGACGGGACGAATCTCAGAAACGGCGAATTGTTGCATTCCCGAGAAGAGTGCTCCAGCCGCAGAAGCCGATTTCCTCGAGACCCTACTTCACAGACGGAAACGAATAGCAGCGCTGGCCACCGCGATCGAACTTCGTAA
- a CDS encoding predicted protein, protein MKIHANWNAFAAVHFDAARYIPSPAYGVNRFMLDRIGSEKARATTIVQYQPNSKFPEHEHIGGEEFLVLQGTFKDQFGEFPAGTYVRNPIGSKHAPWVDDDGCTIMVKLLQMAETGEGTTSLHINTEKEKSNGTHHKFGTVLDLYKNASTGERVEMCWLKALSYFPEAVDAQGEELFVIAGTLLLGDEAFGPCGWLRIPPIGDVRRSTLRSGPEGAQVYRKTGHLSPSALAMEKIQISDDETN, encoded by the coding sequence ATGAAAATCCACGCAAACTGGAACGCGTTCGCGGCCGTGCATTTTGACGCCGCCCGGTACATTCCGTCACCGGCTTACGGCGTAAACCGTTTCATGCTCGACCGCATCGGCAGCGAAAAAGCCCGGGCTACCACCATTGTCCAGTACCAACCTAACTCGAAGTTCCCCGAGCACGAACACATCGGCGGAGAAGAATTCTTGGTACTACAAGGGACCTTCAAAGATCAGTTTGGGGAATTTCCGGCCGGCACGTACGTCCGCAATCCCATCGGGAGCAAGCACGCGCCCTGGGTCGATGACGACGGTTGCACCATCATGGTGAAACTCCTACAAATGGCAGAGACTGGCGAAGGAACGACTTCACTGCACATTAATACAGAAAAAGAGAAATCGAATGGAACGCACCACAAATTTGGAACCGTCCTGGATCTTTACAAAAACGCTAGCACTGGAGAGCGTGTGGAAATGTGTTGGTTGAAGGCACTTAGCTACTTCCCGGAAGCCGTTGATGCTCAGGGCGAAGAGCTTTTCGTAATAGCGGGAACTCTCTTACTGGGCGACGAAGCCTTTGGGCCTTGTGGATGGCTGCGGATTCCCCCGATTGGGGACGTCCGCAGAAGTACACTCCGATCCGGTCCAGAGGGAGCTCAGGTATATCGCAAGACTGGTCATCTCTCCCCGAGCGCTTTGGCCATGGAAAAGATTCAAAtcagtgacgacgaaacaaaTTGA
- a CDS encoding predicted protein gives MTVREGFKRYAVSLQYRGPPFLGFSWQRTQEDCILPNGTDLRGRQSVEGRLREALDKLVGRDGYDKIQVSSRTDRGVHALKNTCHIDVRTSFPDESGNVLTPYSRTLFEGLQYYIAKQASTAVEQGGKGLEVSKRRSIDLKDVLSGKERFPAVQQFQIKDMRLLNIREAPHFMDNPLYDVQSTIQPNKVRWDARFSATQRTYLYRILHMCNDTDWAVPFEWNRSWRIRNSIPLDLEAMQRAAKYLTGTHDFTSFRASGCSRYSPVVTLNQICVQSQPYGIAGLSGTFAKECALFGIPTTIDPLCLTTISFQGNSFLYRQVRNMVGYLVAVGKGWINCEDTVAVLNARDRTKAQSTAPAHGLFLVDVKHGDFEI, from the coding sequence ATGACGGTAAGGGAAGGCTTCAAACGGTACGCGGTAAGCTTGCAGTACCGTGGCCCTCCGTTCCTGGGATTTTCTTGGCAGCGGACGCAAGAAGACTGTATTTTGCCCAACGGAACAGATCTAAGAGGTCGCCAATCGGTAGAAGGGCGGTTGCGGGAAGCCTTGGACAAGCTAGTAGGTCGCGATGGATACGATAAAATTCAGGTCAGCAGTCGAACTGATCGTGGTGTGCATGCCTTAAAAAACACGTGCCATATAGATGTGCGAACAAGTTTTCCGGATGAGTCAGGGAACGTATTGACGCCATATTCGAGGACTTTATTTGAAGGACTGCAATATTACATAGCAAAGCAGGCCAGCACGGCTGTTGAACAGGGAGGAAAGGGTCTAGAAGTATCAAAGCGAAGAAGCATTGATCTAAAAGACGTTCTTTCTGGAAAAGAGCGCTTTCCGGCCGTTCAACAATTCCAAATAAAAGACATGCGACTGCTGAACATCAGGGAAGCTCCGCATTTCATGGACAATCCACTTTACGATGTTCAATCCACAATTCAGCCAAACAAAGTGCGCTGGGATGCACGATTTAGTGCTACACAACGGACTTACCTTTATAGGATACTTCACATGTGCAACGATACAGATTGGGCGGTACCTTTTGAGTGGAATCGATCTTGGCGAATCAGAAATTCCATCCCTTTGGATTTGGAGGCGATGCAGAGAGCAGCCAAATATTTGACAGGGACACACGACTTTACATCGTTTCGTGCATCTGGCTGCAGTCGATATTCGCCGGTGGTGACGTTGAATCAAATTTGTGTTCAGAGCCAACCGTACGGCATAGCTGGACTATCGGGTACCTTCGCAAAAGAATGTGCCTTGTTCGGCATACCTACGACCATTGACCCGTTGTGTTTGACAACGATTTCTTTTCAGGGAAATTCGTTCCTTTACCGACAAGTTAGAAATATGGTGGGATACTTGGTGGCTGTTGGCAAGGGTTGGATTAACTGTGAAGATACAGTCGCAGTATTGAATGCTCGTGACCGAACCAAGGCGCAGTCTACAGCACCAGCTCATGGACTGTTTCTGGTGGATGTGAAGCACGGGGACTTTGAGATATAA
- a CDS encoding predicted protein: protein MALPSRRTSRKRLRVVVLGILCASNGQGVLGFLSIGSKSSLRYLTTPPPSRSGSVSLFAISSSQRRTTTNKGSATDATPQFLPRITHEEMMTLLSHTVELRRIKQIEADLALTYPSSRKPTTLAVARKAGYADDLEAYEATIDLGYASRETMVTRNMGLVHFCANDIVGTQARPSRLQTLSREDLIQEGAIGLARAVDRWNPEIGGKFSTYAVYWVRAAILRCIAERDDLVRVPEHVSAAVRKISRAARQLGIDIDGNDLISSVYSKDASWKEAQAAKALAEEAGLTPRQVSEAIKVKARRRGGMLSFEAWMQQGQDFATDLTPVVADDNPLASLETEQLKSTLSKFLRPKEMEALSWRYGLQRDYVAEAEEELFGRSPRAPITVKGRWGEAMSFTEVGKKMKVSAEYGRRLCHKALNKLRVAAEEGMLEPALLL, encoded by the coding sequence ATGGCTCTACCTAGCAGAAGGACATCACGAAAGCGACTTCGCGTCGTCGTGCTCGGCATACTGTGCGCTTCGAACGGTCAGGGGGTTCTCGGCTTTTTAAGCATCGGCAGCAAGTCGTCGTTGCGGTACCTTACAACTCCTCCTCCCAGCCGGAGTGGCTCGGTGTCCTTGTTCGCAATATCTTCCTCCCAACGACGGACAACTACTAATAAAGGTTCCGCAACCGACGCTACCCCTCAGTTTCTCCCACGCATCACGCACGAAGAAATGATGACGCTCCTCTCGCATACGGTGGAACTCCGTCGTATCAAGCAAATCGAAGCTGATCTTGCTTTGACGTATCCATCTTCCCGGAAACCCACTACTCTCGCGGTCGCTCGCAAAGCCGGCTACGCCGACGACTTGGAGGCGTACGAAGCCACCATTGACCTGGGCTACGCTTCCCGCGAGACGATGGTCACACGCAACATGGGTCTCGTGCACTTTTGCGCGAACGATATTGTTGGCACACAGGCACGGCCGTCCCGATTGCAAACGCTCAGCCGCGAAGACTTGATCCAGGAAGGAGCCATTGGTTTGGCCCGCGCAGTAGATCGCTGGAATCCCGAAATCGGCGGAAAGTTTTCAACCTACGCCGTGTACTGGGTACGGGCTGCCATACTACGGTGCATTGCGGAACGAGACGACCTTGTTCGGGTTCCGGAGCACGTATCGGCCGCGGTCCGCAAAATTTCGCGAGCAGCCCGGCAACTCGGGATTGATATCGATGGAAATGACTTGATTTCGTCCGTGTACAGCAAAGACGCGAGTTGGAAAGAGGCGCAAGCTGCCAAAGCGCTGGCGGAGGAAGCTGGCTTGACGCCGCGGCAAGTCTCGGAGGCCATCAAAGTAAAGGCACGGAGACGTGGAGGTATGTTGTCCTTCGAGGCTTGGATGCAGCAAGGACAAGATTTTGCGACGGATTTGACCCCCGTCGTTGCGGACGACAACCCTTTGGCGTCCCTGGAAACGGAACAGCTGAAATCGACGCTTTCGAAGTTTCTTAGACCTAAAGAAATGGAAGCGCTGAGCTGGCGCTACGGCCTGCAGCGAGACTATGTGGCGGAGGCCGAAGAGGAGCTGTTCGGCCGTAGTCCGCGGGCCCCCATCACAGTGAAAGGTCGATGGGGCGAAGCAATGAGTTTCACTGAAGTGGGTAAGAAAATGAAGGTGTCGGCCGAATACGGCCGCCGACTATGTCACAAGGCATTGAATAAGCTACGAGTGGCCGCGGAAGAAGGCATGCTAGAACCAGCTCTTCTTCTGTGA